A portion of the Lolium rigidum isolate FL_2022 chromosome 1, APGP_CSIRO_Lrig_0.1, whole genome shotgun sequence genome contains these proteins:
- the LOC124668254 gene encoding barley B recombinant-like protein D, which yields MDNLGHRENGRQRVDPYKGLHTQWMMPQRQIRDHHSMNLLALMTERDNAIMQRDHALAEKKAAMAERDMAFAQRDSAMAERNAAIIERDNALAALELARANGFNVNNGSGFNTESLSGTKNFQHHDQHSHDQSSPLQLADSPYDHAREMHISDAYPISTAPGSAGKAKKPNKNSSQASPLKRPSGVLRKTKKATGDWRDVGMPSVGEDPARVSVMKNEWKDQDLGLNQVAFDESSMPAPACSCTGNLRQCYKWGNGGWQSSCCTMSMSMYPLPVMPNRRHARMGGRKMSGSAFTKLLSRLAAEGHDLSTSVDLKDHWAKHGTNRYITIR from the exons ATGGACAACCTTGGACATAGAGAAAATGGGAGGCAAAGGGTAGACCCATATAAAGGACTTCATACCCAG TGGATGATGCCCCAAAGGCAAATAAGGGATCACCACAGTATGAACCTCCTGGCACTAATGACTGAGAGAGACAATGCCATTATGCAAAGAGACCATGCTCTGGCTGAGAAGAAAGCTGCCATGGCTGAGAGAGACATGGCATTTGCGCAGCGGGACTCTGCAATGGCTGAACGGAATGCTGCAATCATCGAACGAGACAACGCCCTTGCTGCGCTTGAACTAGCCCGTGCAAATGGATTTAATGTGAATAACGGGAGCGGATTCAACACAGAATCTCTCAGTGGAACGAAGAACTTCCAACACCATGACCAGCATTCCCATGATCAATCATCACCACTGCAACTGGCAGATTCTCCATATGATCATGCGAGGGAAATGCACATATCAGATGCATACCCTATCTCAACAGCCCCAGGGAGTGCTGGAAAGGCAAAGAAGCCCAACAAAAATAGTTCCCAAGCATCTCCATTGAAGAGGCCATCAGGTGTGCTCCGGAAAACCAAGAAAGCCACTGGTGACTGGCGAGATGTCGGAATGCCCAGTGTCGGTGAGGATCCAGCTCGCGTTTCTGTGATGAAGAACGAGTGGAAGGACCAGGACCTTGGTCTTAACCAGGTTGCATTTGACGAGTCATCCATGCCCGCACCTGCCTGCTCGTGCACAGGAAACCTACGACAGTGCTACAAGTGGGGCAATGGTGGGTGGCAGTCGTCCTGCTGCACCATGAGCATGTCCATGTACCCGCTCCCGGTGATGCCCAACAGGCGCCACGCTCGCATGGGGGGAAGAAAGATGAGCGGCAGCGCATTCACAAAACTTCTCAGCCGGTTAGCAGCTGAAGGCCACGATCTCTCGACATCGGTGGACCTCAAGGACCACTGGGCCAAGCATGGCACGAACCGGTACATCACCATCAGGTAG
- the LOC124668266 gene encoding peptidyl-prolyl cis-trans isomerase CYP18-1, whose translation MSVTLHTNLGDIKCEVFCDQVPRTAENFLALCASGYYDGTIFHRNIKGFMVQGGDPTGTGKGGASIWGGKFADEFREALKHGARGVMSMANSGPNTNGSQFFITYAKQPHLNGHYTVFAKVIHGFEVLDLMEKTPNGPGDRPLAEIRLNRVTVHANPIAG comes from the exons atg TCGGTGACGCTGCACACGAACCTGGGGGACATCAAGTGCGAGGTGTTCTGCGACCAGGTGCCGCGGACGGCGGAGAACTTCCTGGCGCTGTGCGCGAGCGGGTACTACGACGGCACCATCTTCCACCGCAACATCAAGGGGTTCATGGTGCAGGGCGGCGACCCCACGGGCACCGGCAAGGGCGGCGCCTCCATCTGGGGCGGCAAGTTCGCCGACGAGTTCCGCGAGGCGCTCAAGCACGGCGCCAGGGGGGTCATGTCCATGGCCAACTCCGGGCCCAACACCAACGGCAGCCAGTTCTTCATCACCTACGCCAAGCAGCCCCACCTCAACGGCCACTACACCGTCTTCGCCAAGGTCATCCACGGCTTCGAGGTGCTCGACCTCATGGAGAAGACCCCCAACGGGCCCGGCGACCGCCCGCTCGCCGAGATCAGGCTCAACCGCGTCACCGTGCACGCCAACCCCATCGCCGGATAG